In one Zalophus californianus isolate mZalCal1 chromosome 10, mZalCal1.pri.v2, whole genome shotgun sequence genomic region, the following are encoded:
- the LOC113933340 gene encoding LOW QUALITY PROTEIN: X-ray repair cross-complementing protein 6-like (The sequence of the model RefSeq protein was modified relative to this genomic sequence to represent the inferred CDS: inserted 2 bases in 1 codon; substituted 1 base at 1 genomic stop codon) — protein sequence MSGWESYYKNEGDEEQEEGLEAGGEYTHLGRDSLIFLVDGSRAKFESQGEVELTPFDMSIQCIQSIYTNKIISSDQDLLAVVFYGTEKDKNSVNFKNIYILQELDNPGAKRVLELDQFKGEQGKKHFQDLIGHGSDYPLHEVLWVCANLFSDVQVKMSHKRIMLFTNEDDPYGNDSAKASRARTKAGALRDRGIFLDFMHLRKCGGFDISLFYQDIISTAKDEDLGVHFEESSKLEDLLRKVHAKETKKCVLCRLKLKLSKDIALTVGMYNMVQKAVKPPPVRLYWEINEPVKSKTQTFNVNTGSLLLPSDTKRSQNYGSHQIVLEKELKCFDEPGVILIGFKPLILLKKHHYLRPSLFVYPEESLVNGSSTLFSALLTKCLEKEVMAVCRYTPCWNIPPYFVALLPQEEELDEQKIQVTPPGFQLVFLPXADDKQKVPFTEKVVANPEQIDKKKVVVQKLRFNYRSDSFENPVLQQHFRNLEALALDFMEPEKAVDLTHDEGSGSKRPKMELSEEDLKAHVSKGTLGKLTVPMLKEACRXYGLRGGLKKQELLDTLTKHFQN from the exons ATGTCAGGTTGGGAGTCTTATTACAAAAACGAGGGCGATGAAGAACAAGAAGAGGGCCTTGAAGCAGGTGGAGAATATACACACTTGGGAAgagatagtttaatttttttggttgatGGTTCTAGGGCCAAGTTTGAATCTCAGGGTGAAGTTGAACTGACTCCTTTTGACATGAGCATCCAGTGTATCCAGAGTATATATACCAATAAGATCATAAGCAGCGATCAAGATCTCTTGGCAGTGGTGTTCTATGGTACTGAGAAGGataaaaattcagtgaattttaaaaatatttacatcttaCAAGAGTTGGATAATCCAGGTGCTAAACGAGTGCTTGAGCTTGACCAGTTTAAAGGGGAGCAGGGGAAAAAACATTTCCAAGACCTAATTGGCCATGGATCTGACTACCCACTACATGAAGTGCTATGGGTCTGTGCCAACCTCTTCAGCGATGTCCAGGTCAAGATGAGCCATAAGAGGATCATGCTGTTCACCAATGAAGATGACCCCTATGGCAATGACAGTGCTAAAGCCAGCCGGGCCAGGACCAAAGCTGGGGCTCTCCGTGACAGAGGTATCTTCCTGGACTTCATGCACCTGAGGAAATGTGGGGGCTTTGACATATCCTTGTTTTACCAAGATATCATCAGCACAGCCAAGGATGAGGACCTAGGGGTTCACTTTGAGGAATCCAGCAAATTGGAAGACCTGTTGAGGAAGGTTCATGCCAAGGAGACCAAGAAGTGCGTGCTCTGCAGGTTGAAGCTTAAGCTTAGCAAAGATATAGCACTCACTGTCGGCATGTATAACATGGTCCAGAAGGCCGTCAAACCTCCTCCTGTGAGGCTTTATTGGGAAATCAATGAACCAGTGAAATCCAAGACCCAGACATTTAATGTAAATACGGGCAGTTTGCTTCTGCCTAGCGACACCAAGAGGTCTCAGAACTATGGGAGTCATCAGATTGTGCTAGAGAAAGAGCTGAAATGCTTTGATGAACCAGGTGTGATTCTCATCGGTTTCAAGCCCTTGATATTGCTGAAGAAGCACCATTACCTGAGGCCCTCCCTGTTCGTGTACCCCGAAGAGTCCCTGGTGAATGGGAGCTCAACCCTGTTCAGTGCTCTCCTCACCAAGTGTCTGGAGAAGGAGGTCATGGCAGTGTGCAGATACACCCCCTGTTGGAACATCCCTCCTTATTTTGTGGCCTTGTTGCCACAGGAAGAGGAACTAGATGAGCAGAAAATTCAGGTGACTCCCCCAGGCTTTCAGCTTGTCTTCTTACCCTAAGCTGATGATAAACAGAAGGTGCCCTTTACCGAAAAAGTCGTGGCGAACCCAGAGCAGATAGACAAGAAGAAAGTTGTCGTTCAGAAGCTCCGTTTCAACTACAGAAGTGACAGCTTCGAGAACCCAGTGCTGCAGCAACACTTCAGGAACCTGGAGGCGCTGGCTTTGGATTTCATGGAGCCCGAGAAAGCGGTGGATCTGACACATGATGAAGGTTCTGGAAGCAAAAGGCCCAAGATGGAGTTATCTGAGGAGGATCTGAAGGCGCATGTGAGCAAGGGCACTCTGGGTAAGCTCACTGTGCCCATGCTGAAGGAAGCCTGCAG GTATGGGCTGAGGGGTGGGTTGAAGAAGCAGGAGCTGCTGGACACGCTCACTAAGCACTTCCAGAACTGA